The window gctgcccatttatgcatattccggggaaggattggcttgtttcctatggttaacagtcctttgtcatccagtttggctcctcgcttcttccacgtggccttttccttttctggagcattttgttgcatttcttttagaacatcattatctgcaggttctaggctaaatgattcttcctcatcattatcaagaagtgtgttgttatttgctgcagcctttgtggctctgtcagcaaaggcattgccttgtgagactgagtctgtgttgttagtatgtgcagtgcatttacatacagctattttacgtggctgctgtactgctgccaatttttaacagttctgcatgcatgaccggtttgccggtcgacgttttcatccctttcaaattccattgttgagcaaacacaaacagcgtggaaaatgcatattgactatctgtgtagatggtaacatcctgtcctttgcttagttcacaggcacgtgtgagtgcgacgagttctgctgcttgagcagaataggaggagggaagtgatttcgcctccaccacctcggttgctgtaactactgcataggcgttctagtgcgtccagtcatcctttctcgatgatccatccacaaagagtatccgtcctgtagtcaacgcgacatcactaagatctggtcgcggcaggaccgtagtcataaaagtcataaaatcacccttgcagtcaacaacctgctcaaaaggcttctgatagtctggcagctttaacactccagcacttacaagagcctgttttatgtacatacagtaaatgcttcttcagcctcaggggtccatgttaacacatcagtcattgctaagggattatcatacatcaatgcttgtaaaggggcagttattttcgcataatctaagatccatgatctgcaaaaattccctagtcctaagaatgacatcatctgcttctttgtttttggtttcggaggatcaagcactgctgttttcctcgactcaagaaCAGCTCTTCCATTGTCTGTcagaacatggcccagataaatcacttcctgcttcactagttgcagtttgcttttgcttaatttatggccttgagaGGCTAGCCAGTATaacaatgctagcgtgtctgaccaacaatctccctctgtttttgaggccatgaggatgtcatccacgtagacgaggatttgacttccacacggaggtttaaacttagctaatgatgacatcattacctgagagaagattgggggactctcacagtagccctgaggtaaccttgtccaggtgtacctctgtccttgaaacgtaaacgcaaaccaaaactggctgtctggatgtactggtacagagaaaaatgcattggatacatctatcactgtgtaccactgatgttcaagtcattcagcagagtgtatggatctgcgactaagggagacctagggaccactgcagcgtttacagcttgcaggtcctgcaccatccgccagccggtagatggtggtgacttccttactggaaataggggtgtatttacaggagactcaggacactctctgatgactcctgctttaagcagcgagttaaatatcggaacaataccctcctgtgcatcagtcttaagggaatattgtctctgaaatggtctataatctgatttagggattatttttacaggttctgctccttttataagacctacatccgcaggtccttccgaccatagttcagggggaagctctttcagcttctcctcttcctcctgcgtgaggaagatgttttcttctcatgaactgtggtctgtgaggtgcgttgctggatgtgtcaggaACCacgttttaaggggaatgcgccacacctggaactgatcattaaaatcaacctcacccttaggcctatagggcaggctgctccagtgttttacgtcgcatcccaagtcttgccagcttttcttaagcggtttagcaatagaaacatgtggtacagagcctgacactttgaatagcgctgctgcttcggtggaaaggcttcctgtcgtgcagacagctgtctgaccacacacatataggtgcataattacaatcatttgtggatctttaagtttagcaaactgctctgcatagcttgatgtgccgtgtgagtctgatttacagaatccacctaTGCGCTCCatgtgcatggttacatgcaggtcagtttgattgtggagctgggcttcaggctgtaagcatgacagagctttaccatatatcatagtgattgggtcagagaatggagggggctgcttttcaggaatgtcgagtgaccaatatttactgcacgtccctcctcttacccacagattaaccattctatctacagaccacatcccttcggctgtggtacgaatcatcaactggagctgagagataagatctcttcctaatagatttacgggacatgtggtggagatcacgaaaggagctttaagtgtgattccacttacagggtcacaaacatctacaggaactgacattctttctttagttacgagaccatttgctgatctcacaaaaatctgtgtggAGGTTGGCTTCagagctattggatctctaattactgatttacttGCAACCgtatctactaagaatgttaaagaattacctaacacggtcagttgtatttctggtttgccttcagcaaacaggaagatggtttctaagtctaaaacatcttctaagtcttctttttcaaattagtcaaattttgtgccctgatttgttttaatttttgtgacatctttttccggttctagtcattgctgggatggattagaaccttgctgctgtcctctattgtatctctggtcacgttgtttctttctgcaatcacgttcccagtgtccataatttttacaataatgacactgatcattttcactggaattgcctcctcctcctgagtgTGGGCACAGGTCAGGAGAGACACAAAGGGGAGGAACAAAGTTTAGAATGCAAAATCTTCAATCCAATATGAAGCAGGAGGGCAGACGAAACGTCTCCAGGTTCAGGTGAAAAGCGCCTAAAACAAGAAGAAAGGTACCAAGGCTTTGATacagagacacaaagacagTCTTGGAGGGAAAACACAGGTTTAGATACACAGGGAAacaagacacaggtgaaacacataagTCATCAACTAAGGTGGGGAGGCAGGGGCAAAGAGGGGAAGTAAAACTAACTacaacaccacagaagaagactttAAAACTAAAATAGGAGATGCACAAGAAAACAGACAATACAGATTCTGACAGTGTGATCGCCCGACACTTCCTCGTTTAATGTTTAACTGTTATTGTTTCGCTCGAAATTTGCATGAACAAAGTTGTACAGTGGTATGGGCGAGGGTGCGACAGGCAGGATGGCCCATAACTATGTCAAGGTCAGTTTTGGGGTTCTTCAAAGTAAATACTGTGCATGAACATCCACAGCATAAACAGGGTGACCCCATGGTTTGACACGTCATGTAGCACCAAATGGCATCAAGCTTATGAAGAATCAGATGAATTCAGATGAATTCAGTCAGCACAAACTATTTTATGAGAGCATCTGTAAATATCAGatttacacacatacaaacaggTTATTACACATCAAAGTGTCGGCAATTTCACAAAATGTAGGTGTTTGGCTTTTAGATGCTGCTGCCGGGTCTTGATCATTGGAAATACACAACAGGATCAGAGTGGTTCTTGGATTCCTGTACACCCTGAACCtggaaaagtggaaaaatctaAATTTCTGTGAATTTTGTTTTATGTGAAATTGACCTGTTTTGGCCTTTATTGGGGGAAAATGCTCTAAAAGCTAAATTTTTCTGGGTGATTTGGCTTTCAGAGTAAAGATTTCATGGAATCCTGATTTAcctcctgctcagctctggAAGCCTGGTAAAATGCCGTTTTTTCACAGACTAATTAGTCTCCTTTTCACAGGGTCTGACATTATAAAGAGGCTACAGTCAAGGTagagaaagaaggaaagtgACCATTCTCATATGTTTGAAGTCATTTTATTAATGACAGTGACAGTTCAATTTTTGTTGACTTGTGAACAATATAATGAAAACACAACTCAGATATGATTAGTAAATGAGGTGATTATTCTAGATGacagctttctttttttctggacACTAAAATGACTAAAACCCGCATTTAGTTTAATCAAAGACTAAATTGCCCCCAAAAGTGAAATCTAGGATTAAAGGTTCAATTTTAGCCTTAAACGATCTgcttttcaaagaaaaagaatgaataaatgtatttttttgttttaatcatgCTGCAGTTGCAGGTGTGGCTCCACACTAGACGGGCACGAGGGGGTCCTCGTCTTTTTTTTGAATCACACTAGTCAACAACAGCCATCCATCAGCAGAAGGAGTTTCCACAAACATCACATGGAAGAAAAGATCCTGCCCCACAAAAATCTGcaggaaagagacagaaaagcacAAGGATATTTGTTATGTcatcactatttttttttaaatatcttagGCTTTCAGATCAATGACATTGTAGCATTAATTACCTTAACGATATAGTTGGTTCCACACACAATTTGATCCCGGTAGGCAACTGCTTTAAAGACCTTAAAAGCCTTCTTCTCGGCTGCCTCTATCACATGTTTCAACTGTGTATGAAATAAATCATGTGAATTTCGACTAAATCTGCTAATTACACGTGTGTTTAGGAGTTAAAAATGGTACCATTCCAGCTCACCTGATCACATTTTGCCTGAATTTCTTCAGTGGCCTTCATGGTGTCGCTCCATCCTCCGCATACGCACACTGTCGCGGTTTCCATTGCCACGGagctgtgagggtgaagttttgatcacccgcgctgttcgttcactagactcagagtaaccacgcaaacaactgtttgtagcagttcaagcttcctctgtcaactctgttcatctgctgctcgctcacctcttttattggtgcaaaccaAATATGTGTCCAAACAAGATCTCATatctcattgccttctgacattTCCACCCATCTTAACGAACTTCTCTTATCTTGACCATCAGGATACATttgggtgctgggcttggttgtaagcagcttcagcacttttgcaaaacattctcatgttcttcttctcctgtcaacattcctcaaacactcaaaatctacataccatagcatttaaagataatactaataacaacaataacaattcttatacatttccctcctgtttatggTTAAATGCGTCTTGTTACAACTTGGCTCAAAGTTTTAACAAAAGGAGGGagtcagcacacagaaagatcaaattatCTGgatattttattgagaaacccaaagAAATGTGAGAAAACAGGATTAATCGGTAATCAGTAATGtagtgcaggtgtgtgtggataGGGGTGTATGTGAGAGTGCTGAAATAAGGATTCAAACCCAAactaaaatgatgagacggccatgaggtatggtggcagcagcccagccagagagaCTAAGGAGAACCGTcccttttatgccctctggctcctcccagctcgcaggtgaaaccagtctcactttttgctggtaggtgtgcatacgctggtaggtgtgcatacgcattgtgtccacataaccaccatcccttatccactaattgtgTACCTTTGTCTTCTGGTGTGAAAGTGGGATAGttgcatgtacagttataaccttctggacacatctgtgttgttTCATCGAAGGTAAATAAACCACAGAggtgccgggggtcatcaatacactcctgttcgcaTTGCTCGGAACTTTTATGCTGCTGTAAACACATTTTCCGATAATACCGATTAGTTGTAGAGTTTGATTCCACATCTCCACtgactcccagtgtgcatgacgtataaacaactttacagacatcctcgTGTAACGACCCcaagtctctaccaccactccgtgcataacagtatgtgtgatttgtcgcacctagcacagggaatctgaatctattggctttccctgtcattgtccgtagtggctcttgggtgcaattGCTGTgagtgaaccacgttccatccaacagcTTCAGTGTGAAATTCGTGTCTCGGCTTAGCCCAATATGGACAAAACACTGTCCTTCACTCTCTGTCCtcggttcagcagttattcgcggtgtatgcacagaaactggtagcatagaacaaacataacaacgagaatgattctgtgtccgagctgtgaaattagcatagcgccaccatgtattcaaaccgTAAATGTGTGGggatcttgttctaaccatgaatgtcctaagtggctaactacggtgcgtttagcgcgtgcgtagctctcatcctgtctcagagcatctttctgtccctgattacctccctcctgtcggtaATCCCAAAGGCCGAAACTCGcgagtcccgccgtcacagcactcaccacaattaggaagaacttCATTTCAGCTctccttcacaggttccgacggaggttcagccgttgctgggcctatacaggccgtcagccgtttacggagagtccgccactgctccctcgccttcacctggaagaattttctgtttcttacaacgGGAAAGGTGTATCAACggcagtttcccgtccactcgaactgcagtctttgtggtcagctgtacttgataaggaccttcccatctaggcgtgttccacctctttcacacaaacttcttcacccacacgtagtcgcccggttgaatgggttcctggggggtggaatctgtggaagacacaggactaggcagaacatttacagtattcacacatcggttgagtaacaccttttttagataatctgctattgtttcctcaacatgttttagctcatttgttgttgcaaagtatggtaggcaataaggccgcccatataatgcttcaaaaggtgtgatgcctgttttcttgtgtggtgttatgtgcatccataatttcaccaggtcgagacaaaacatccagctcttccctgtctcgtccatacacttcttcagtctgttcttaatagtaccgttaactctttcaactaatcctgcagtctgagggtggtatgcgcagtgattcttcaaatcaattcCCAAAGTTACTCCAACAGTTTTCActacctcatttacaaaatggcttccattccagatgaccttcggaatgccaaacctgggaatgatctctctacataggacttttgccactgtcagtgcatctactttttctgtggggaaaatttctacccacctagtaaatccatctaacactactagacaatattgtttaccttcacatggctaaaatctagaaaaactgtgtgaaatggatgatttggtaatggtgtagtgcctgcaggggccttaagggctccctgtgggctgtgttttacacaaatagcacattgtgaacaaattttatttgagtatgtatgaaatcctatagtgtaataatgttcattaaccatctgtaccatccctcctgttgagacatggcatggcccatggcccactaatgctgcccatttatgcatattccggggaaggattggcttgtttcctatggttaacagtcctttgtcatccagtttggctcctcgcttcttccacgtggccttttccttttctggagcattttgttgcatttcttttagaatatcattatctgcaggttctaggctaaatgattcttcctcatcattatcaagaagtgtgttgttatttgctgcagcctttgcggctctgtcagcaaaggcattgccttgtgagactgagtctgtgttgttagtatgtgcagtgcatttacatacagctattttgcgtggctgctgtactgctgccaatttttaacagttctgcatgcatgaccggtttgccggtcgacgttttcatccctttcaaattccattgttgagcaaacacaaacagcgtggaaaatgcatattgactatctgtgtagatggtaacatcctgtcctttgcttagttcacaggcacgtgtgagtgcgacgagttctgctgcttgagcagaataggaggagggaagtggtttcgcctccaccacctcggttgctgtaactactgcataggcagttctagtgcgtccagtcatcctttcttgatgatccatccacaaagagtgtctgtcctgtagtcaatgcgacatcactaagatctggtcgcggcaggaccgtaatggagacctcatccaggcagttgtgctggtgtccgtcttctgcggtgggtagcagcgttgctgggtttaaggtcgtacagcgtcgaatcgtcagattcggctgagacagcaacactgccatgcaggaaagatgacgtgcgggtgacaggaacgctatcttactttgtagcagcagtactgacactgcatgtggaactcgcaaagttagctcatgatatagcaccactcctgcggaggctttcactgcctcagatgctgccaccactgctttaacgcatggaacctggaactgatcattaaaatcaacctcacccttaggcctatagggcaggctgctccagtgttttacgtcgcatcccaagtcttgccatcttttcttaagcggtttagcaatagaaacatgtggtacagaacctgacactttgaatagcgctgctgcttcggcagaaatgcttcctgccgtgcagatagctgtctgaccacacacatatcatttgtggatctttaagtttagcaaactgctctgcatagcttggtgtgccgtgtgagtctgatttacagatctcactagtgcgctccacgtgcatggttacatgcaagtccgcttgattgtggagctgggcttcaggctgtaagaatgacagagctttaccatacactcaccggccactttattaggtacaccaTGCTAGTAACGGGTTGGacccccttttgccttcagaactgcctcaATTCTTCGTGGCATAGATTCAACAAGGTGCTGGAAGCATTCCTCAGAGAGTTTGGTCCATATTGACATGATGGCATCACACAGTTGCCGCAGATTTGTCAGCTGCACATCCATGATGCGCATCCACCACATTCCAAAGATTTTctattggattgagatctggtgactgtggaggccattTGAGTACAGTGAACTCATTGTCATGTTCAAGAaaccagtctgagatgattccaGCTTTATGACATGGCGCATTATCCTGCTgaaagtagccatcagaagtTGGGTACattgtggtcataaagggatggacatggtcagcaacaatactCAGGTAGGCTGTGGCGTTGCAACGATGCTCAATTGGTACCAAGGGGCCCAAAGAGTGCCAAGAAAATATTCCCCACACCAttaaaccaccaccaccagcctgaaccgttgatacaaggcaggatggatccatgctttcATGTTGTAGACGCCAAATTCTGACCCTACCATCCGAATGTCGCAGCAGAAATCGAGACTCATCACACCAGGCAATGTTTTTCCAATCTTCTATTGTCCAATTTTGATGAGCTTGTGCAAATGTTAGcctcagtttcctgttct is drawn from Takifugu flavidus isolate HTHZ2018 chromosome 17, ASM371156v2, whole genome shotgun sequence and contains these coding sequences:
- the cst14a.2 gene encoding cystatin 14a, tandem duplicate 2 isoform X5 — encoded protein: MEDNRCGGWSDTMQATEEIQAKCDQLKHVIEAAEKKAFKVFKAVAYRDQIVCGTNYIVKIFVGQDLFFHVMFVETPSADGWLLLTSVIQKKDEDPLVPV